CCCGGCGTACACCGCACTGACGGAGGGGTGAGGGAGGGTGACGCGGGTGCTGGACGTCGACCTGAGCATGAGGGCTGGCACTAGGGTGGGCTCGACGGAGGAGGCACGACGATGACGGACACCCCGGACACCCCTCGCCAGCGAGGCACCGCTGCCATCCCGGTGACCCCGGGGCAGGCTGTCGACACCACCATCACCTACGCGCAGGCGACGGACACCGACCCCGCCAGCGGGCTCACCCGCGACGACCAGCGCGCGGTCGAGGCGCTCCCCCAGGGCTCGGCGCTGCTCGTGGTCCAGCGCGGCCCCAACGCCGGGGCCCGGTTCCTCCTGGACTCCGAGCGGACGACCGCCGGGCGCGCCGCGGACAGCGACATCTTCCTCGACGACGTCACCGTCTCCCGCCGCCACGCCGAGTTCGGCCGCGTGGGGGAGGGCTACCGCGTCGTCGACGTCGGCAGCCTCAACGGCACCTACGTCAACCGCCAGCGGATCGAGTCGGCCGTCCTCACCGCCGGCGACGAGGTGCAGATCGGCAAGTACCGGCTGGTCTACCACCCGTCGCGCCAGCACCTGGTCCCGGCGGACGGTGAGGCGCAGGCGTGAGCAGCGCCGCCCTCGCCGGCCGCTCGCGGCCCTCGGCGTTCACGATCGGCGAGGTCCTCGGCGTCCTGCGCGCCGAGTTCCCCGACGTCACCATCTCCAAGATCCGCTTCCTCGAGGAGCAGGGTCTCGTCGAGCCCGACCGCACGCCGTCGGGCTACCGCAAGTTCTCCGCCGAGCACGTGGAGCGCCTGCGCCACGTCCTCACCCTGCAGCGCGACCACTTCCTCCCGCTGCGCGTCATCCGCGAGCAGCTGGACGCCGGTGCGCCGGGCGTCGCCCCGCCGCCCGGGCCGGGACCGTTCGTGCGGGTCCTCGAGGCCGCCGAGCAGGCGGGCGGCCGCGGGGCCCCCGACGC
The sequence above is a segment of the Aquipuribacter hungaricus genome. Coding sequences within it:
- a CDS encoding MerR family transcriptional regulator, producing MSSAALAGRSRPSAFTIGEVLGVLRAEFPDVTISKIRFLEEQGLVEPDRTPSGYRKFSAEHVERLRHVLTLQRDHFLPLRVIREQLDAGAPGVAPPPGPGPFVRVLEAAEQAGGRGAPDAPSLADAAGADLVLVEELVRHGLVRPAADGWFGPDDVEIVRAAAALSAHGLEPRHLRSFRQAADKEADLVEQVVAPLRRAGRPGAAGEVADTAREVAATCLRLHAALVAGSLGRR
- a CDS encoding FHA domain-containing protein is translated as MTDTPDTPRQRGTAAIPVTPGQAVDTTITYAQATDTDPASGLTRDDQRAVEALPQGSALLVVQRGPNAGARFLLDSERTTAGRAADSDIFLDDVTVSRRHAEFGRVGEGYRVVDVGSLNGTYVNRQRIESAVLTAGDEVQIGKYRLVYHPSRQHLVPADGEAQA